The following coding sequences are from one Musa acuminata AAA Group cultivar baxijiao chromosome BXJ2-4, Cavendish_Baxijiao_AAA, whole genome shotgun sequence window:
- the LOC103980613 gene encoding heterodimeric geranylgeranyl pyrophosphate synthase large subunit 1, chloroplastic-like — MAYVTARLLARAPGSGRVPAVLRSASTRLHDGPIRQAEAAVDRFDLKAYMADKARRVDAALDRAVPLRYPERLHESMRYSLLSAGKRICPILALASCELVGGDEATAMPVACAVEMLHAVSLIHDDLPCMDNDDLRRGQPSNHRVFGEGTAVITGDALIALAFEHVAAATASVPADRVLRAVAEYGSAIGSEGLVAGQFVDIDSEGKAVGVGVLEYIHLHKTARLLEAAAACGVIVGGGGDAEVESVRRYARCVGQLFQVVDDILDVTKTTEELGKTAGKDVASGKTTYPKLMGVEKAQELAQTLVVKAEAELHGFDRVKAAPLRHLARYIADRQN; from the coding sequence ATGGCATACGTGACGGCGCGTCTCCTCGCCCGTGCTCCGGGGAGCGGCCGCGTCCCTGCGGTCTTGCGATCCGCCTCCACCCGGCTGCACGATGGTCCGATACGACAGGCCGAAGCGGCGGTGGACCGGTTCGACCTGAAGGCGTACATGGCCGACAAGGCCCGGCGGGTGGACGCGGCCCTGGACCGTGCTGTGCCCCTCCGCTACCCTGAGCGACTCCACGAGTCGATGCGCTACTCCCTCCTGAGCGCCGGCAAGCGCATCTGCCCTATCCTCGCCCTCGCCTCCTGTGAGCTCGTCGGAGGTGATGAGGCCACCGCCATGCCCGTCGCCTGCGCCGTCGAGATGCTGCACGCCGTGTCCCTCATCCACGACGACCTCCCCTGCATGGACAACGACGACCTCCGCCGGGGCCAGCCGTCCAACCACCGTGTCTTCGGCGAGGGCACCGCCGTGATCACCGGCGACGCCCTCATCGCCCTGGCCTTCGAGCACGTGGCCGCCGCCACGGCCAGCGTGCCGGCGGATCGGGTTCTCCGGGCCGTCGCGGAGTACGGGTCGGCGATTGGGTCGGAGGGGCTGGTGGCGGGCCAGTTTGTGGACATCGACAGCGAGGGCAAGGCAGTGGGCGTCGGCGTGCTGGAGTACATCCACCTGCACAAGACGGCGAGGCTGCTGGAGGCGGCCGCGGCGTGTGGGGTGATCGTGGGCGGCGGCGGGGACGCCGAGGTCGAGAGCGTAAGGCGGTACGCGCGCTGCGTCGGCCAGCTATTCCAGGTGGTGGACGACATACTGGACGTGACGAAAACGACGGAGGAGTTGGGGAAAACGGCCGGGAAGGACGTGGCGAGCGGCAAGACGACGTACCCGAAGCTGATGGGCGTCGAGAAGGCGCAGGAGCTGGCACAAACCCTGGTGGTGAAAGCGGAAGCAGAGCTGCATGGGTTCGACCGCGTCAAGGCGGCGCCCCTGCGCCATCTCGCTCGCTACATCGCCGATCGCCAGAACTGA